The following proteins are co-located in the Neodiprion virginianus isolate iyNeoVirg1 chromosome 6, iyNeoVirg1.1, whole genome shotgun sequence genome:
- the LOC124308111 gene encoding peritrophin-1-like, with product MKAFVHLFFALAILAVAYAFDQCPKVNGEYVERLANPVDCRTFFKCETGVPILQECPKGLEYNAQLEVCDWPESANCLTAEYFEKY from the exons ATGAAAG CATTTGTCCACTTGTTTTTTGCCCTGGCTATTTTGGCAGTGGCCTACGCCTTCGATCAGTGTCCGAAAGTCAACGGTGAATACGTCGAGCGTCTCGCTAATCCAGTCGACTGCAGGACCTTCTTTAAATGCGAAACCGGTGTTCCCATTCTACAAGAATGTCCCAAAGGTCTGGAATACAATGCTCAATTGGAAGTTTGTGACTGGCCCGAAAGTGCCAACTGCCTAACAGcggaatatttcgaaaaatactGA
- the LOC124307999 gene encoding chondroitin proteoglycan 2-like — translation MKVYAFSFLILALLAVGFGRATRCPKVDGKYAVSIPNYLNCSTFYKCNNGEAVLFECSAGLHYNAEKGVCDWPQSAGCPDPPTEPTTESTTESSTESADVDDVDINKVYKPPIHQATSQSAHRIFGNMKAYVYSILALAFLAVAYAVECPEEDGEYVFLFENPSNCSTFYKCSQGVANLMSCSSGLEFNAELEVCDWPENANCSVASVGEDDENDDEVVDDAEADEEDEDEEDEDEEEIGQRKKGDKGENKWIGLIRRCPKVNGVYAVSIPNYRDCRKFYKCDHGKAVPFSCPSGLLYNRNLQVCDWPQNVICRSFIKSTDVEN, via the exons ATGAAGG TATACGCTTTCTCGTTCCTCATCCTGGCTCTTTTGGCGGTCGGCTTCGGTCGCGCCACTAGGTGCCCGAAGGTAGATGGAAAATATGCAGTCAGCATACCGAACTATCTTAACTGCAGCACATTCTACAAATGTAACAACGGTGAAGCGGTTCTGTTCGAGTGCTCCGCAGGATTGCATTACAACGCTGAAAAGGGAGTATGCGACTGGCCTCAGAGTGCTGGATGCCCTGATCCTCCCACCGAACCCACTACCGAATCAACTACCGAATCATCTACCGAATCTGCAGACGTGGATGATGTCGA TATAAATAAAG TATATAAGCCTCCGATCCATCAAGCCACATCACAGTCAGCACATCGAATATTCGGCAACATGAAGG CATACGTTTACTCAATTCTTGCCCTGGCTTTCCTGGCGGTGGCCTACGCCGTCGAATGCCCTGAAGAAGACGGTGAATATGtctttttattcgaaaacCCGTCCAACTGCAGCACCTTCTATAAATGCAGCCAGGGCGTAGCAAATCTTATGAGCTGCTCCTCTGGTTTGGAATTCAATGCAGAACTGGAAGTCTGTGACTGGCCAGAGAACGCCAATTGCAGCGTAGCAAGTGTTGGTGAAGACGATGAGAACGATGATGAAGTTGTCGATGATGCGGAGGCAGATGAGGAGGACGAAGATGAGGAGGACGAAGACGAGGAGGAGATTGGGCAGAGGAAGAAGGGAGATAAAGGAGAGAACAAGTGGATAGGTCTTATCCGCAGATGTCCCAAGGTCAATGGTGTATACGCCGTCAGTATTCCCAACTACCGTGATTGCAGAAAATTCTACAAATGCGACCACGGTAAAGCCGTTCCGTTCTCCTGCCCCTCTGGATTGTTGTACAACAGGAATCTTCAAGTATGTGATTGGCCTCAGAACGTCATCTGCAGATCCTTCATCAAATCCACAGACGTGGAGAATTAA